One window from the genome of Chitinivibrionales bacterium encodes:
- a CDS encoding diguanylate cyclase, with product MNPRGIFMNTIHEEKRHTTSGILMTFSAFILVVVLGFVDYLTGYRFDFSLIYLIPVLLVAWFIGRWQGFTLAAFSAIIWLIADKTAGHDYGGAFYPFWNMITRLLFFSLTSLFLSGVRHSLVKEEELSRIDALTGIMNGVGFSEQAAEEINRSRRFKNPLSIAYMGVNNLKKVNEELGHSIGNAVLRRVAQALLRNCRSFDTVSRIAGDEFAILLPQTGPEQAEAAVSKLQKSCVNTVKLEKWPITFSIGVVTFFSAPTTIDEMIRAADGLMYTAKDQGPNVIKYRISD from the coding sequence ATGAATCCAAGGGGGATTTTCATGAATACTATTCATGAAGAAAAGCGTCATACAACATCCGGAATTCTCATGACCTTTTCGGCTTTTATTCTAGTCGTGGTTCTGGGATTCGTGGATTATTTGACCGGATATAGATTTGATTTTTCTCTTATCTATCTTATACCGGTATTGCTTGTAGCATGGTTTATCGGGCGTTGGCAGGGATTCACTCTTGCAGCATTCAGTGCGATCATTTGGCTTATTGCAGATAAAACCGCGGGGCATGATTATGGAGGGGCCTTTTATCCATTCTGGAACATGATTACCCGTCTGCTCTTTTTTTCGCTGACGAGTCTTTTCCTTTCCGGAGTTCGTCATTCTCTTGTAAAGGAAGAGGAGCTTTCCCGTATCGATGCACTTACCGGGATAATGAATGGGGTAGGTTTTTCTGAGCAGGCCGCCGAGGAAATCAACCGGTCCCGGCGATTTAAAAATCCATTGAGTATTGCATATATGGGAGTAAATAATCTCAAGAAAGTCAATGAAGAGCTTGGGCACAGCATCGGCAATGCCGTTTTGAGAAGAGTTGCTCAGGCGCTCTTAAGGAATTGCCGGTCCTTTGATACGGTCTCACGGATCGCTGGTGATGAGTTTGCGATTCTGCTTCCACAAACAGGGCCCGAACAGGCTGAAGCTGCGGTATCCAAATTGCAGAAAAGCTGTGTTAATACAGTTAAACTCGAAAAATGGCCGATTACTTTTTCTATAGGAGTGGTGACCTTTTTTTCGGCGCCTACGACTATTGATGAAATGATAAGAGCGGCGGACGGTCTTATGTATACAGCAAAAGACCAAGGCCCTAATGTAATAAAATACCGGATTTCAGATTGA
- a CDS encoding ROK family protein has product MYKLGIDLGGTKIEGIILDERDNALFRKRIPTEQEYGYNHILTNIRHLYELMCSRIDNREHTLGIGTPGAISRKSGLLKNSNTACLNGKPIKEDLKELLGINVKVQNDANCFALAEARMGAVIGNELVFGVIMGTGCGGGIVHHGNLITGLQAISGEWGHMAIDPDGPECWCGSRGCVETLISGGGVERRYKARFGTRLDFKDIIKKYHDNVPEVNSFMREFFLHFGRALANVINILDPDIIVLGGGVSNFDELYTIGVEQTNKFVFSDSMDTPIVKNQLGDSAGVIGAAFIG; this is encoded by the coding sequence GTGTACAAACTGGGAATAGACCTGGGCGGTACGAAAATAGAAGGAATCATACTTGACGAGAGGGATAACGCCCTGTTTCGAAAGCGTATCCCGACCGAACAGGAGTATGGCTACAATCATATTCTCACCAATATCCGGCACCTCTATGAGCTTATGTGTTCCCGGATCGATAACAGGGAACATACCCTTGGCATCGGAACACCCGGTGCGATCTCCAGGAAAAGCGGACTCCTGAAAAATTCCAATACCGCCTGCCTGAACGGTAAGCCGATCAAGGAAGATCTTAAAGAGCTTCTGGGGATTAATGTAAAGGTACAAAATGATGCCAATTGCTTTGCTCTTGCAGAAGCGAGGATGGGCGCTGTAATCGGCAATGAGCTCGTGTTTGGTGTCATTATGGGGACTGGATGTGGTGGTGGAATTGTCCATCACGGGAATCTCATTACCGGCTTACAAGCCATCTCCGGAGAATGGGGGCATATGGCTATTGATCCGGATGGGCCCGAATGCTGGTGTGGATCACGAGGCTGTGTAGAAACTCTTATCAGCGGCGGCGGAGTGGAAAGGCGGTATAAAGCGAGATTCGGCACCAGGCTTGATTTCAAGGACATAATAAAAAAATATCATGATAATGTGCCTGAAGTGAACAGTTTTATGCGGGAATTCTTTTTGCATTTTGGAAGAGCATTAGCTAATGTTATTAATATTCTGGATCCCGATATTATAGTTCTTGGCGGTGGGGTTTCGAATTTTGATGAGCTCTATACAATCGGTGTTGAACAGACAAACAAATTTGTTTTCAGTGACAGCATGGATACTCCAATTGTTAAAAATCAGCTCGGTGATTCTGCTGGTGTAATCGGAGCAGCTTTTATCGGTTGA